One Bombus vancouverensis nearcticus chromosome 7, iyBomVanc1_principal, whole genome shotgun sequence DNA window includes the following coding sequences:
- the Ziz gene encoding dedicator of cytokinesis protein Ziz isoform X3, with the protein MSERKFTRGLGKPGMAAQLRETVSQVVRESTVQNKPHLVEPIDFETFVLKNKTLLQNDPQRELLLYPRDDISQVVLPRRYRTLVPTIPQTSDNEEGEENLLTKECLRSYTSNWNLIHYKYSAYSGTYLELPKIAKIDDLKDEVYEIDTEVDQVDEELTKSNGITKEGYLMKGPEIGSSDRMFANIGSKSFKRRFCHLRQEVDGTYILELFKDEKKGEAKLTIVMDFCTEVIRNPKRGRYCFELRMSGTHKSYTLAADNETDMQDWLLKLSSVLQHYKQQEEKRAASLERACNTPPPSPQPMQVYGTLKGLEQSMNPQLIKYSRETDTSIALARRECRKQLFSIYPHIPHIKQQPGNCNEQNIDPYKEQFGQRIFVKCESLKFRLQAPIDEKESLCQVEPYQTTLSLYDARNGRKLTENFHFDINHEVVQGIVKELSPVGIMTESTENIKLPDDLKNIPLDWIKYPKQAIFSISNPHPDIFLVVRIDKILQGNICQTSEPYLRATKDPRLGLKVHKQVRACCQRLGNYRMPFAWAARPLFRLYSNELDTSSDFPAIYRQEGNKIKDEELLKLLSEYRKPEKLSKLTVIPGWLKIRIESITDLPDNTLSTSLAALKPFPLPPISEPTLEIAEFESTSEKDVHPYTTYINHLYVYPQTLCFDTQKIFTRARNIACVIELRDNDCENATPLRCIYGRPGAPLLCLRASCAVLHHNAVPSWYEEIKIRLPSKLHAKHHLLFSFYHISCDMNKKKENGVENCVGYAWSPLLHKGRLNVDMDMNVQALPVATHLPPGYLSIQPLGLGKGNAGPEIIWVDSQRPVFTVAFQLISTVFTRDVHLHNLFAHMERILDTKLGAVPADSETCKILKAAHAVQLVTVITFLPTILNQLFTLLTCTTNEEVGWYIIRVLIHFINMVHEAGRKETLQAYIKFVFVPPSQGNGIITVHEQLGKHLPTLLQPSNTDFLVVNKFMHHSSFFFEIMIKSMAQHLLSTGRIKMHRNERFSKEYHEKIRNLVEVIMPYLMNKYKEMPVETHELNKSLAQFLKRCLTFMDRGFVFRLINSYMDNFSPGDQRTLHDFKFTFLQIICSHEHYVSFNLPMMQSRIISKEDTESDPECDDLINEYCLSEDFCKHHFLVGLLMQEVRTSLNEIVQIRKVAISTLRDLMAKHELDDRYQNKGQLSRIASTYIPWLGIVLENLHRLQSIHDNSKTEVRQNGTNRISTSSSFLANKDTASTTATTGTPKSIHRLTLHLETQSPIRASMHLRDSTYFAAIAGQGLVNGYSCTSIESDTSTISGASQSNISQETTIIREPIENGTGEKKRHSRSLSVTQSSPRCDKLQSSEVKDILLCFLFVIKYLGDHQVIAWWQQCSDCEILSFFTVIEMSLHHFKYIGKRQIAANMVNSSGKPRTVKAMTLPARMAPPDFSNDGPATSTLQPHNTTARENLVESDSGKVHQALLEANMATEVGLIALDCLGLFCIHFKDVLLTADGDNPIMQKVFSIYLSFLQVGQSETLLRHVFASFRAFLNNYSIILFQGNAVLCGRLCYELLRCCNSKLSSIRQESCALLYLLMRSNFEFTSRKGLTRVHLQVIISVSQMLGNVIGLNNSRFQESLSLINSYASSDKVMKGTGFPVEVKDLNKRIRTVLMATAQMREHNNDPEMLVDLQHSLANSYASTPELRHTWLETMARNHARDGNFSEAACCQLHIAALIAEYLKLRKVHTWGAEAFDKISENISRDECSLKLDAGVQDIHYNEYILLEQLELCAEMLEKAERFELLGHLYRLIVPMYEAKRNYEALANCYSHLAQACNKIVEVTKSGKRLLGRFYRVAFFGTAYFEDENGQEYIYKEPKVTSLSEISERLHHLYSEKFGSENVKMIMDSIPIDITELDSKIAYIQVTHVTPYFEKYELETRQTEFEQNHNISCFMFETPFTKEGKARGIPEEQWKRRTILTTQYSFPYIKKRILVIEKRIMELSPIEVALDEMRQRVQELEDVALIGPTDVKKLQLRLQGSICVTVNAGPLAYASAFLDPALSPQYPDDKVEELKDVFREFVKICYTALQINSKLITSDQHEYQEVLRENYQKLCQNLSSLLGEPIWPDEQVGNFKRNSAALFSAISGASNHTSTA; encoded by the exons ATGAGCGAAAGGAAGTTTACCCGTGGCCTGGGTAAACCGGGCATGGCCGCTCAATTACGAGAAACCGTCTCTCAGGTAGTACGAGAGAGTACCGTACAG AATAAGCCACATCTAGTAGAACCCATAGATTTTGAAACTTTTGTATTAAAGAATAAAACTTTATTACAAAACGACCCTCAGAGAGAACTCCTGCTATACCCTAGGGATGATATTTCA CAAGTGGTATTACCTAGAAGATATCGTACTCTTGTACCAACTATACCACAAACTTCAGATAATGAGGAAGGGGAAGAGAATCTTCTTACAAAAGAATGTTTACGGAGTTACACATCTAATTGGAATCTCatacattataaatattcagCATATAGTGGAACTTATCTTGAGTTACctaa aATAGCAAAAATAGATGATCTAAAAGATGAAGTGTATGAAATTGATACAGAAGTAGATCAAGTTGATGAG GAATTAACAAAGAGTAATGGAATAACAAAGGAAGGCTATTTAATGAAAGGACCAGAAATTGGTAGTAGTGACCGCATGTTTGCAAATATTGGTTCAAAATCGTTTAAGAGAAGGTTTTGTCATCTTCGTCAAGAAGTTGATGGCACATACATTCTTGAACTttttaaagatgaaaaaaagggTGAAGCTAAACTGACGATAGTAATGGATTTTTGCACTGAAGTTATTAGAAATCCAAAACGTGGAAGGTATTGTTTTGAATTAAGAATGAGCGGGACTCATAAATCGTACACATTAGCAGCAGACAATGAAACAGATATGCAGGATTGGTTATTAAAGTTAAGCTCAGTATTACAGCATTATAAGCAGCAAGAAGAAAAACGTGCTGCTTCGTTAGAGAGAGCATGCAATacacctcctccttctcctcaaCCTATGCAG GTTTATGGAACGCTCAAAGGCTTAGAACAAAGTATGAATCCACAACTGATAAAGTATTCTAGGGAAACAGATACTAGTATTGCATTAGCAAGACGAGAATGTCGCAAACAATTGTTTAGTATTTATCCTCATATTCCACATATTAAACAACAACCAGGCAATTGTAATGAACAGAATATTGATCCATACAAAGAACAATTTGGGCAGagaatttttgtaaaatgtgAAAGTCTTAAATTTAGATTACAAGCACCAATAGATGAGAAAGAATCATTATGTCAGGTGGAACCATATCAAACTACACTAAGTCTTTATGATGCAAGAAATGGCAGGAAGCTaactgaaaattttcattttgatATCAATCATGAGGTTGTTCAAGGAATAGTAAAAGAATTAAGTCCTGTAGGTATTATGACAGAATCTACAGAAAATATTAAACTACCAGATGATCTGAAAAATATACCACTAGATTGGATTAAATATCCAAAACAg GCCATATTTAGTATTAGTAATCCGCACCCTGATATATTTTTGGTTGTAAGAatagataaaatattacaagGGAATATATGCCAAACTTCTGAACCATATTTAAGGGCTACAAAAGATCCACGATTAGGTTTAAAAGTACATAAACAAGTTAGAGCATGTTGCCAAAG attGGGAAATTATAGAATGCCGTTTGCTTGGGCTGCCAGACCATTATTTAGGTTATATAGTAATGAATTAGATACATCATCAGACTTTCCTGCAATATATAGgcaagaaggaaataaaataaaagatgaaGAATTACTCAAACTCCTTTCAGAGTATAGAAA gcCTGAAAAACTTAGTAAATTGACTGTGATACCTGGTTGGTTGAAAATAAGAATTGAGTCAATTACAGATTTACCTGACA ATACATTATCTACATCTTTAGCAGCTTTAAAGCCATTTCCATTACCGCCAATATCTGAACCAACTCTTGAGATCGCAGAGTTTGAAAGTACTTCAGAGAAAGATGTTCATCCATACACAACTTATATTAACCATCTTTATGTATATCCGCAAACTCTTTGCTTTGATACTCAAAAAATATTTACCAGAGCTAGAAACATTGCGTGCGTTATTGAATTACGAGACAATGATTGTGAAAATGCCACACCTTTAAGG TGTATATATGGAAGACCTGGTGCTCCACTTTTATGTTTACGAGCATCTTGCGCAGTTTTACATCATAATGCAGTTCCTTCTTGGtatgaagaaattaaaataaggTTACCATCAAAACTTCATGCCAAGCATCATTTACTCTTTTCTTTTTACCACATAAGTTGTGATatgaacaagaaaaaagaaaatggtgTTGAAAATTGTGTTGGTTATGCTTGGTCTCCATTGTTGCATAAAGGAAG ATTAAATGTGGATATGGATATGAATGTACAAGCACTACCTGTTGCAACACATTTACCGCCAGGATATCTTTCAATACAACCTCTAGGACTAGGAAAAGgg AATGCTGGACCGGAAATTATATGGGTTGATTCTCAACGACCGGTATTTACAGTAGCATTTCAATTGATTTCAACTGTATTCACACGTGATGTAcatttacataatttatttGCTCATATGGAACGCATCCTAGATACAAAACTAGGAGCGGTACCAGCGGATTcggaaacatgcaaaatattaaAAGCTGCTCATGCAGTACAATTAGTTACAGTTATTACATTTCTTCCTACTATATTGAATCAGTTATTTACATTGTTAACATGTACTACAAATGAAGAAGTTGGATGGTATATTATAAGAGTTTTAATACATTTCATAAATATGGTGCATGAAGCTGGTAGGAAAGAAACACTTCAGGCTTATATTAAG TTTGTTTTTGTGCCACCTTCTCAAGGAAATGGTATTATAACAGTTCATGAACAATTAGGAAAACATCTTCCTACATTATTGCAGCCAAGTAATACTGACTTTctagtagtaaataaatttatGCATCATTCCAGTTTCTTTTTTGAAATAATGATTAAGAGTATGGCACAGCATTTGCTTTCGACAGGAAGGATAAAA ATGCATAGAAATGAAAGATTTTCAAAAGAATATCatgaaaaaattcgaaatttagTGGAAGTTATTATGCCTTATCTTATGAACAAATATAAAGAGATGCCAGTTGAAACACATGAATTAAACAAAAGTCTTGCACAATTTTTAAAA CGATGCCTTACATTTATGGATCGTGGGTTCGTTTTCCGTTTAATAAATTCATACATGGACAATTTCTCTCCTGGAGATCAACGTACACTACATGATTTTAAATTTACATTCTTGCAAATAATTTGTTCACACGAGCATTATGTGTCTTTCAATTTACCAATGATGCAATCACGAATCATTTCCAAAG AAGATACAGAGAGTGATCCAGAATGTGATG ATTTAATAAATGAATATTGTTTGTCAGAAGATTTTTGCAAACATCATTTCTTAGTTGGACTGTTAATGCAAGAAGTTAGAACCTCCTTAAATGAAATTGTACAAATTCGTAAAGTGGCAATATCTACATTAAGAGATTTAATGGCAAAGCATGAACTTGATGATAGATATCAGAATAAG gGTCAATTAAGTAGAATAGCATCCACTTACATACCATGGCTAGGTATTGTATTGGAAAATCTACATCGATTGCAATCCATACATGATAACAGTAAAACAGAAGTTAGGCAAAATGGCACAAATAGAATATCAACTAGTAGTTCATTTTTGGCAAATAAAGATACCGCGAGTACTACTGCGACCACTGGAACTCCAAAATCAATACATAG gcTTACATTACATTTGGAAACTCAATCTCCAATAAGGGCGTCTATGCATTTACGAGATTCTACATACTTCGCAGCCATAGCAGGCCAAGGATTAGTTAATGGATATTCCTGTACTAGTATAGAATCAGATACATCAACAATATCTGGTGCTTCTCAATCGAATATATCTCAAGAAACTACTATTATTCGTGAACCTATCGAAAATGGTACTGGCGAAAAAAAAAGACATTCTCGTTCTTTAAGTGTTACACAATCGTCACCTAGATGCGATAAATTGCAGTCGTCGGAAGTTAAGGATATTTTACTTTGTTttctatttgtaataaaatacttAGGTGATCATCAAGTTATTGCTTGGTGGCAACAATGCAGCGATTGTGAAATTTTAAGTTTCTTTACAGTAATTGA AATGAGCCTtcatcattttaaatatattgggAAAAGGCAAATAGCTGCAAACATGGTAAATAGTTCTGGAAAACCTCGAACAGTGAAAGCAATGACATTACCAGCTAGAATGGCACCTCCAGATTTTTCTAACGATGGACCCGCTACTAGTACTTTACAACCACATAATACTACTGCACGGGAAAATCTTGTTGAAAGCGATAGTGGGAAAGTGCATCAAGCTTTATTAGAAGCGAATATGGCGACAGAAGTTGGTCTAATTGCATTGGATTGTTTAGGATTATTTTGTATTCATTTTAAg gaTGTGCTTCTAACAGCAGATGGTGATAATCCCATAATGCAGAAAGTATTTAGTATATATTTATCGTTTTTGCAAGTTGGACAGTCTGAAACCTTACTACGGCACGTTTTTGCCAGTTTCAGAgcctttttaaataattattctatAATTCTATTTCAAG GAAATGCTGTATTATGTGGACGTTTATGTTACGAATTATTACGTTGTTGTAATAGTAAGTTAAGTTCCATTCGGCAGGAATCTTGTGCTTTACTTTATCTTCTTATGAGAAGCAATTTTGAGTTCACCAGTAGGAAAGGACTAACTAGGGTTCACTTACAA gTAATTATATCTGTTTCTCAAATGCTTGGAAATGTTATTGGATTAAATAATTCAAGGTTTCAAGAATCATTATCATTAATAAATAGCTATGCTTCTTCTGATAAAGTGATGAAGGGTACTGGTTTTCCAGTTGAAGTTAAAGATCTGAATAAAAGAATTAGGACTGTTTTGATGGCCACAGCTCAAATGAGAGAACATAACAATGATCCTGAAATGTTGGTAGACCTACAACATAGTTTGGCTAATTCTTATGCCAGTACACCTGAATTGAGACATACATGGTTAGAAACTATGGCTAGAAATCACGCAAGAGATGGAAATTTTTCAGAG GCTGCTTGTTGTCAATTACATATTGCCGCATTAATAGCAGAGTATTTAAAATTGAGAAAAGTTCATACATGGGGTGCAGAAGCCTTTGACAAGATTTCTGAAAATATCTCTAGAGATGAATGCAGTCTTAAACTTGATGCTG GCGTGCAAGATATTCATTACAACGAATATATACTTCTTGAACAATTAGAACTTTGTGCTGAGATGTTAGAGAAAGCAGAACGATTTGAACTTCTTGGACATTTGTACAGATTAATAGTTCCTATGTACGAAGCGAAAAGAAATTATGAAGCTTTAGCAAATTGTTATTCTCATTTGGCACAAGCCTGTAATAAAATTGTTGAAGTTACAAAGTCCGGAAAAAGACTTCTTGGAAGATTTTATAGAGTTGCATTTTTTGGCaca GCATATTTTGAGGATGAAAATGGGCAAGAGTACATTTATAAAGAACCAAAAGTTACATCTTTATCTGAAATTTCAGAACGTCTCCATCATCTCTACTCTGAAAAATTTGGCTCAGAAAATGTTAAAATGATAATGGATTCTATACCTATCGACATAACCGAATTAGATTCAAAAATAGCGTATATTCAAGTGACACACGTTACACCTTATTTCGAAAAATATGAGTTAGAAACAAGACAAACAGAGTTTGAACAGAATCATAATATATCATGTTTTATGTTTGAAACTCCATTCACTAAAGAAGGAAAAGCCAGAGGTATTCCAGAAGAACAATGGAAACGTAGAACAATTCTTACAA CACAATATTCTTTTCCATACATTAAAAAACGTATTTTAGTTATTGAAAAACGAATAATGGAACTGAGTCCAATTGAAGTCGCTTTAGATGAAATGCGACAACGTGTCCAAGAATTAGAAGATGTAGCTCTTATAGGACCAACAGACgtgaaaaaattgcaattaagATTACAAGGAAGTATATGTGTTACAGTAAATGCTGGACCACTCGCATACGCTTCCGCATTTTTAGATCCTGCACTGTCTCCACAATATCCAGATGATAAAGTTGAAGAACTAAAAGATGTTTTCAG agaatttgttaaaatatgtTACACAGCTCTGCAAATAAATAGTAAGTTGATTACATCTGATCAGCATGAATATCAAGAAGTGTTACGTGAGAATTATCAGAAACTTTGCCAAAATTTGTCATCATTACTTGGTGAACCTATTTGGCCTGATGAACAAGTTGGAAATTTTAAACGTAACAGCGCTGCTTTATTTAGTGCTATCAGTGGTGCTAGTAATCACACAAGTACAGCTTAA